The DNA sequence TTCATGGGCATGTCACTATGGTTGCTTGTCGCCGGCATCGTCATGCTGGATCTGGCAATCCAGGCCGTCCACGTCACCAATCAGAGCCTGATTTTCTCCCGTCGGCCGGATGCACGCAGCCGGCTGGTCGGCGGCTACATGATCTTCTACTCGGTCGGCAGTGCGCTCGGCTCGATCGCCTCGACCATGGCCTTTGCCGCGGCCGGCTGGAGCGGGGTCTCGTTGCTCGGCGCCGGCATCGGCTTGACGGCGCTATTGTTCTGGGCGCTGACGCTGCGCGTTGGCCGGTGAGCCCTTACTCGGCGTCGATCTGGTTCTGTGGCGCGGCTTTCTGGAAAGCGGGTAGCGCCACGCAGGCGGCGTTGATGCGCGCGATTGTCGGATAGGGCGTCATGTCGACGCCGAAGCGGGCGTTGCTGGTGACTTGCGCGGCAAGGCAGATGTCGGCCAGCCCCGCCGCCTCGCCATGGCAGAATGTGCCGGTTTCGGGCGACGCGGTGAGCAATTTTTCGAGCGGTCCAAATCCTTCATTGACCCAATGCCGGAACCAGTTGGCGACATCCTGGTCGCCGGCGCCGAACAGGGTGCGCAGCGAAGCCAGCACGCGCAGATTGTTCACCGGGTGGATGTCGCAGGCGATCATCTGCGCCAGCATTCTCACTCGTGCCCGGCTCGGCGGATCCTTCGGCAATAGCGGGGGTTCAGGTATGGTCTCGTCGAGAAACTCGATGATCGCCAGCGATTGCGTCAGGAGCATCCCGTCGCTCCAGATCAGTGCCGGCACCAGCCCTTGCGGATTGACCGCGAGATAGGCCGCCTCCAGATGCTCGCCATGGCGCAGGTGATGCGGGATGTAGTGATAGCCCACCCCTTTCATCTCCAGGGCAATCCGCACCCGGTGCGAGGTGGAGGAGCGGAAGTAGTTGTGCAGGACAATGTCGCTCATGCGTCACTTCCGCTGGCCGATGGTCAGTTCGATCGTGCCGATGCCGTCGACACCGCCTGATATCGTTTCACCCGGCTTGATCGCGCCGACACCGGCGGGCGTGCCGGTGAAGATCAGGTCGCCAGCCTGCAATTCCACGCCTTCGCTGCAGATCGAGACGATGTCCGATACCGGCCAGATCAGTTCGGCGAGGTCGGCATCCTGTTTCACCGCGCCGTCGACGGCGAGCCAGATGCGTCCCTTGGCCGGGTGCCCGGATTTCCGTGCGGCAACCAGCGGGCCGCAGGGCGCGGAACGGTCGAAGGCCTTCGACCAGTCCCAGGGCCGCGCCGCCTTCTTGGCGGCATCCTGGAGATCGCGGCGGGTGAGATCGATGCCGACGCCATAGCCCCAGACATGGTCCAGCGCTTTGTCGCGGGAAATGCGAAAGCCTGAGGTGCCGATCGCCACCACCAGTTCGATCTCGAAGTGGAGGTTTTCCGTCAGCGGCGGGTAGGGGATATCAGTGCCGGAATCGACCACCGCGTCGGCCGGCTTGGTGAAGAAGAAGGGCGGATCGCGATCGTCATTGCCGAACTCGCGCGCATGTGCCGCATAGTTGCGGCCGACGCAGAAAATGCGCCGCACGGCAAAGCGTTCGCCGGAACCCGCAGTGGCGACGGAAGGCGTTGGCGGGGCGGGAAGGACAAAGGCGGTCATGGCGGTCTCTGCGTTTGGCGGGGAGTCGGCGGCACATTCGGCCGATTTCCAGGGGCGGGCAAGGCGTCGCTTTTGATAAAGCATGGGCTTCGGCTAGGCTGTATAAGGAATTCAGGCTTCCGATCATTTTTTTGCAGCGATGAAACCTGTTCGACGGCGATAGACTATTTGCCAATAATCCGGCCATGGTCAGGAGACTATGGTGTGCCCGGTAAACCGGAACGAGCCCTATGACAGCCCCTACCGATCGCGTCCGGTTCCTTATCATCGACGATCATCCGCTGTTTCGCGAGGCGCTGCACAGCGCCGTTCAAATGGCTTATCCCGAGGTCGACACAGTCGAAGCGCGCTCGATCGCCGAGGCGCTGGACTTGCTGGCCGACGCAAAGCCTTTCGACCTTGCGCTTCTGGACCTCAGCATGCCCGACGTGCACGGCTTCGAGGGGTTGTTGCAGCTCAGGACCCGCTATCCGCGCCTGCCAGTGGTGATCGTGTCGGGTTATGAGGAGCCTCGCATCATTTCCGAGGCCTTGTCCTACGGCGCTGCCGGCTTCATTCCGAAATCGGCGCGCAAGAGCGATCTCGCCGCCGCCATTCGCTCGGTGATGGACGGCGCGATCTATGTGCCTGAAACCTATGAGGGCCTGCCGCCGGGCGCCGACAGCACCGATCGCGCCGATATGGTGCAGCGGCTTTCCAAGCTGACGCCGCAGCAATTGCGCGTGCTGCAGATGCTGCGCCAGGGCCTGCTCAACAAGCAGATCGCCTACGAGCTGCAGGTCGGCGAGACCACGGTGAAGGCGCATGTGTCGGAGATCCTGCGCAAGCTCAATGTGTATAGCCGCACGCAAGCGGTGATCGAGGTGTCGAAGCTGGACAGCGCCGAGCTGTTCCGGGATCAGGTAGGGTTTTGAGCCAACCCTCCCGCTATGCCAGCAGATGCGCCAGCAGGGCGCGCAGTTGCGCCGGCTTCACCGGCTTGCGCATCAGTTCGATGCCGCCGGCCCGTGCTGCCTTGGCCACGGCTTCGGAGCTGTCGGCGGTGACAATCAGCGCCGGCACGGCGCGGCCGAGATAGTCGCGGACCTCCGATATGGTGGTGGTGCCGAGATCGCCGCCGTCGAGATGCTGGTCGGCAATGACGATGTCGGGCAGCCAGTCGGTGTCGCCAAGCATGTCCAGCGCATCGGCGGTGGAGGTCGCCGCGCGTACCAGGCACTGCCAGCGTTCGAGCAGGAAGGTCATGGCTTCCAGCACTTCGGC is a window from the Mesorhizobium australicum WSM2073 genome containing:
- a CDS encoding response regulator, with the protein product MTAPTDRVRFLIIDDHPLFREALHSAVQMAYPEVDTVEARSIAEALDLLADAKPFDLALLDLSMPDVHGFEGLLQLRTRYPRLPVVIVSGYEEPRIISEALSYGAAGFIPKSARKSDLAAAIRSVMDGAIYVPETYEGLPPGADSTDRADMVQRLSKLTPQQLRVLQMLRQGLLNKQIAYELQVGETTVKAHVSEILRKLNVYSRTQAVIEVSKLDSAELFRDQVGF
- a CDS encoding fumarylacetoacetate hydrolase family protein; protein product: MTAFVLPAPPTPSVATAGSGERFAVRRIFCVGRNYAAHAREFGNDDRDPPFFFTKPADAVVDSGTDIPYPPLTENLHFEIELVVAIGTSGFRISRDKALDHVWGYGVGIDLTRRDLQDAAKKAARPWDWSKAFDRSAPCGPLVAARKSGHPAKGRIWLAVDGAVKQDADLAELIWPVSDIVSICSEGVELQAGDLIFTGTPAGVGAIKPGETISGGVDGIGTIELTIGQRK
- the maiA gene encoding maleylacetoacetate isomerase, with the protein product MSDIVLHNYFRSSTSHRVRIALEMKGVGYHYIPHHLRHGEHLEAAYLAVNPQGLVPALIWSDGMLLTQSLAIIEFLDETIPEPPLLPKDPPSRARVRMLAQMIACDIHPVNNLRVLASLRTLFGAGDQDVANWFRHWVNEGFGPLEKLLTASPETGTFCHGEAAGLADICLAAQVTSNARFGVDMTPYPTIARINAACVALPAFQKAAPQNQIDAE